The Apium graveolens cultivar Ventura chromosome 11, ASM990537v1, whole genome shotgun sequence genome has a window encoding:
- the LOC141695303 gene encoding uncharacterized protein LOC141695303 — protein sequence MVKLTKIEAFFKRKNVEISRPQSRPQSVDQETNVHNSSNLNSASQAQPNKIARIDKSRNDDINLLKRDPGLRPPIWDSPIDKCDEIRRAYIKAGPYQIILLKYPRSKEKHPRNFQASWFKLFPTRLRLEVSITAAKYLAFQGSAFRGHDETNDSLNIGNFKEFLNVIASYSDKVAKVIANAPKNATYTSPRVQKEILHVFSTKVKKVLILRDFPYAYYVHCMAHRLQLALVASAKEVIPVHHFFTKLNNIINIVGSSCKRNDQLKAAHASNIAYFLANDELQSGKGNNHIGSLQRAGDTLSISLPDLSAQYIARKGRARHQEENFTIEHHYKVNIFLAVLDCQLQELNNRFNERTIELLVLGTALDPKEMQESIRIDDVLKLAQKFYPQDFAEFEMAQLRMQFEHFDHERQHQIFGTLSTISDLSQWLKKTRKADIYPLVHKLVALILTLSVSTATIERSFSAMSFVKNKLRNKIHDEYLTDCLILFLEKEIARTITINSIINDFRDLKERRSLF from the exons ATGGTAAAACTGACTAAAATTGAAGCATTTTTCAAAAGAAAGAATGTTGAAATTTCCCGGCCTCAATCTAGACCTCAGTCTGTTGATCAGGAAACCAATGTTCATAATTCTAGTAacttaaattcagcaagtcagGCTCAACCCAATAAAATTGCAAGGATTGATAAAAGTAGAAATGATGATATAAATTTATTGAAGCGGGATCCAGGATTACGACCTCCCATTTGGGATTCTCCTATTGACAAATGTGATGAAATCCGAAGAGCTTACATCAAGGCAGGCCCGTATCAAATTATTCTTTTAAAGTATCCTAGATCAAAAGAAAAACACCCGCGTAATTTTCAAGCATCATGGTTTAAGCTTTTTCCCACCAG ACTTAGATTGGAAGTTTCAATTACTGCAGCCAAGTATCTAGCATTTCAAGGAAGTGCTTTTAGGGGTCATGATGAAACCAATGATTCGTTAAATATTGGAAATTTTAAAGAATTTCTGAATGTCATAGCCTCTTACAGTGATAAAGTAGCAAAAGTGATAGCTAATGCTCCAAAAAATGCTACATACACATCACCAAGAGTGCAAAAAGAAATTCTGCATGTCTTCTCAACCAAGGTAAAGAAG GTTTTAATATTGAGAGATTTTCCGTATGCATATTATGTTCATTGTATGGCTCATCGCCTACAATTGGCATTAGTTGCTTCTGCAAAAGAAGTCATCCCTGTGCATCATTTTTTTACTAAATTGAATAATATAATCAATATTGTTGGATCCTCGTGTAAGCGTAATGATCAATTGAAAGCTGCCCATGCTTCCAATATTGCTTACTTTCTTGCAAATGACGAGCTTCAGAGTGGTAAAGGAAACAATCATATTGGTTCTTTACAAAGGGCTGGAGATACTC TTAGTATATCATTACCAGACTTGAGTGCTCAATATATTGCAAGAAAAGGAAGAGCTCGACATCAAGAAGAAAATTTTACAATCGAGCATCACTACAAGGTTAATATATTTCTTGCTGTGCTAGACTGTCAGTTACAAGAATTAAATAATAGGTTCAATGAACGGACAATTGAGTTGCTTGTTTTGGGTACTGCTTTAGATCCAAAAGAAATGCAAGAATCAATTAGGATTGATGATGTCCTAAAGTTAGCTCAGAAATTTTACCCTCAAGATTTTGCTGAATTTGAGATGGCTCAATTAAGGATGCAATTCGAGCATTTTGATCATGAACGACAACATCAAATATTTGGAACTTTGTCAACAATTTCAGATTTGTCTCAATGGCTAAAGAAGACGAGAAAAGCAGACATATATCCGCTTGTGCATAAACTAGTTGCTCTTATTCTAACACTTTCTGTTTCTACAGCTACAATAGAGCGATCTTTCTCAGCCATGAGCTTCGTTAAAAACAAGCTTCGCAACAAAATACATGATGAATATCTCACAGATTGTCTAATATTGTTTCTTGAAAAAGAAATTGCTCGTACTATCACCATAAATTCGATTATAAATGATTTTCGTGACTTGAAAGAGCGAAGATCTTTATTTTGA